A window of Loxodonta africana isolate mLoxAfr1 chromosome 3, mLoxAfr1.hap2, whole genome shotgun sequence genomic DNA:
GTGCCTTTGGGGAAAGGCCACTGATAATAGCAAGTTTTTATAGACTTGCCACAGAGGGCTAAGGCCCTGGTGGTGCCCACAGAGCCACCCATCTGTACCACACATCTATACCACACGTCTGTACCACACATCTGTACCACACGTCTTTACCACAAGTCTGTACCACACATGTATACATGTCTTTACCACACGTCTCTGCCACACTTCTGCAccacacatgtatacatacaacTATACCACACGTCTATAACACTGGTCTTTACCACATGTCTGTACCACCCATCTGTATCACATGTCTTACCACATGTCTGAACCACACTTATGTGTCTACCACATGTCTGTACCACTTGTCTGTACCATATGTGTATACGCACAACTGTGCCACACGTCTGTATCCCACCCTCATCTCTTCCCTCCAGAGACCGTGGCATCCTCCCACCTACGGCACCCTCTATGTCACGCCTGCCCTTCTAAGTCACCAGTGGGCATTAACAAAGTGCCTGCTGCGTGGTACAGAATGTGGTACATACGTGTAGTAGAGTCACATAGTACAACCATGTAGTAGAGTCGTGTGGTACAGACATATAGTAAAGTTGTGTGGTACAGGTGTATGGTACAGACGTGTAAGTAGAGTCGCGTGGTACAGATGTGTCGTAGAGTCGTGTGATACAGACTTGTTTATGCCACATGTCTGTACCATACATCTGTACCTTTTGTCTGTGccacacatgtatacatacaacTATACCACTTGTGTATACCGCATATCTGTACCACCCATTTATGACATGTCTATACCACATACCTATATACATGACTATACCACCAGTCTGTACCACACCAATACCACACGACTCTACCACATGTCTGTGCCACATTCTGTACCACATGACGGGAACCGTGTTAATGTCCAGTGGTGGTTTAGAAGGGCAGGCATGACATAGAGGGTGCTGTAGGTGGGAGGATGCCAGGGGCTCTGGAGGGAAGAGATAAGGGTGGGATCCTCTAGAAGAACTTTCTGGATGTGGGAGGAGCTGGACTGGAGGCTGATGTTCAGATAAACACTGTGTTTCCCAAGACCACCTCCACCCTCCTTAAGAATCAAATAAGCTGGTTCCCAGGATGCTTCTCTTCCATTTCTTTACAAGTGAAAAATAAGCCTAGGGTCCAAGTGCAGGGTGTGAGCTAGCTGGGGACCGCTGAGAACCTGGATCAGATGACCCCATGCCAGCCTTTCATCAGAACAGGGTGCACTTCACCCCTGCTTCCTTGTTGTCTTCCCTCAGCCCTTCATGACCTGGTCATTTCTGAATACCCCACTGTGGGCTTAGCCAGACACAAAGAGGTGTCCGGCTCAACTGGGGCTGCCCGTCTTGAAACCATAGTGCCACTGAACCATGGGCTGCTGGACTCTGCTCTGTGCCAGCACGTGGAGGTCTACCGAGAGGTAGAAGGGTCCCTGACCTCCAGGCCAAGCGAGGACATGTGCACCTGGGAAGAGAGCAAGCAGTGTGGAAACCTTTGCTGGGTATCTGCTCCATGGGACCAAGAGCTGGGGCTACTGAGGCAGAGCAGGGAGAAATCCCCAGGGGCCTTCTGGAGGAACTTGGCCTCCAAGGACAGGGAGTCTGAGTTCAAAAAGTAGGACGTGAGTGCCTGCTGCCGGGTTGCGAGCATTGTCACTCTGGACCTGTGACTGGCCTAGATCCTCCCCTTAGTGTGACCTACTCCAACCTACCGccttcgagttaattctgactcacagcaaccccatagggttttcaaggctataaatctctatgagagcagactgccacatctttctccctcagagctgctggtgatttcaaaccactgaatttttggttagcagtcaagtgccttaaccactatgtcaccagggctcccttccccTTAGCACAGGTGAGTGTATTTCTGTCACCCCACAAACAGTGATGACTCAGCTTGCAATAAGGGACCTTTCTCTGAGGCAGGCCCACACTGATTCTAAGCCCAAGCCACTGCTTGGGGTCCAGGGCTCATCAAGATGCTTGTGGGGTGGCTTTCCCTCCTTTGTCTTAAGTCTCACCAAGCAGGGAGAGCTGGTGGCTCAgagccctccccccacccaccacACCCCTGAAAGCCCCTCTGAGGCTCACTGAGGACAATTGTTGCCTTGGCTGGATTGTTACATAGGGGACAGTCATTCTTGAAAAGGCCTCAGCAGGCCCTGCCACTGAAAGGGGGACAGATGTGTGGGGTGAGGATGGGGGGGTCTCAGGCACTGGGGACAGCCTGCTAGCCTGCCTGGGAGACACCCTGAGAATCGTGGAATCCTGTACCCTTAAAGCTTCTAACTGTGTCACAGAGTGGCCCAAGAGGGAGCTGTCTTTATTTTGGTGACGTTCAGAGAAGGATGCCGCAGGCATGCTGAATCCACACGCGTTGGATTCTCCAGCTGTGGTTTTTGACAATGGGTCGGGGCTCTGCAAGGCAGGCCTGTCAGGCGAGGTTGGACCCCGCCATGTCATCAGCTCCGTCGTAGGGCAACCGAAACTCAGGATGGCTTCAGCTGGAGCCAACCAGAAGTACTTTGTCGGGGAGGAAGCACTATACAAGCATGAGGCCTTACACCTGCACTACCCCATTGAGCGTGGCTTGGTCACAAGCTGGGACAACATGGAGAAGCTCTGGACACACCTTTTCGAGTGGGAGCTGGGTGTGAAGCCCAGCGAACGGCCTGTGCTCATGACTGAGCCTTCCTTGAACCCCCGGGAGAACCGTGAGAAGATGGCAGAGATCATGTTTGAGACTTTCAATGTGCCCGCCTTCTACCTGTCAGACCAGGCAGTGCTGGCACTCTACGCCTCCGCCTGCGTCACGGGCCTGGTTGTGGACAGTGGGGATGGGGTCACTTGCACGGTTCCCATCTTTGAGGGCTACTCCCTGCCGCACGCGGTCACCAAGCTCTACGTGGCGGGGAGTGACATCACGGAGCACCTCAACCGGCTCCTCATGGCCAGCAGCCCCACCTTCTCCTGCACGCTGTACAAGGCCCtggtgaatgacatcaaggagaaGCTGTGCTATGTGGCCTCGGAGCCGAACAAGGAGCTGTGCGGTGGGCCAGAGGAGGCCCTGAAAGAGTACAAGCTGCCAGACGGGAACATTATCCACCTCGGGGATCAGCTCCACCAGGCACCCGAGCCCCTCTTTGTGCCTGAGCGGTTGGGAATCCACAGCCCAGGACTTCCCAAAATGGTCTCTAGCAGCATCACGAAGTGTGATGCCGACATCCAGAAGATACTCTTTGGGGAGATCGTGCTGTCTGGGGGCACCACGCTGTTCCCAGGGCTTGACGATCGGctcctgagggagctggagcaGCTGGCTTCCAAGGGGATCCCCATCAAGATCACAGCCCCCCCTGACCGATGGTTCTCCACGTGGATCGGTGCCTCCATTGTCACCTCACTGAGCAGCTTCAAGCAGATGTGGGTCACCACAGCAGATTTCAAGGAGTTTGGGACATCCGTGGTTCAGAGGAGATGCTTTTAGGAAGCCCTGGGCATGGGGCAGCCTGAGGAGGCATTACTGGTGGGCGACCAGGGGAAGCGGAGTCACTCGTCAGCTTCATTGTGAtgttcaataaaagaaaaaatggtggAAGTGTTTGGCCATTTTGGGTTTCAGTTATTCTTGGTGACACCAGAATTAATTTTTGAGCCTGGTAGTGAATTGTTTTTAGGGGGTCCTACCTCCCCCACCCTCCTATGCACCTTTGTATGTTGCCTTTTCCTAGAAGGCCACAGGTTGGATTGAGGCTGTGCTCTCCTGCAGAGCTTGTAGTAGAAGCAGGTACCCAGGCCTCATGCCCAGAAGCTTGGTTCAGTAGGGCgcctggaatctgcattttaaaccgTGTCTTAGATGGCTCTGAGTGACCCGGTGCCCTGGAAACAGAGTCAGGAGGGATGGTGAGGGAATAGAAAAAGTAGGGTGCTACCTTGTTCGTAGGGCTCGACAAACCTCAGCACAATAGGACTCTCCCTTTACTGTTGTAAGACCAGGCGGGTAAACAGGACAGAGCCACTCCACTGTTCTTGGAAGATGAGGTGAGGCGGGCGCAGGAGTCACCATCTGTTTAAGGCTCTGTGAACTCAGGAACCCTGCTCCCAGGTGGCCTATTAAGAATGAACACCCCTACTTGATTATTGTGATTTTCCTGATTCTTTGCTTTTACTTTCAAGGATGTTTGTAGCATCGTTTTGGGGGCAAACTACTAGAAACAGTTAACAGCCCTCAATAAAGTAATGGTTGGCATAAAGGGAACTTTTCCATATTGATTGGGTGAAAATTTCCCAAAATATTATTGGGAGAGAAATCGAAAATACAGAGAAGTCTTTATAAAATAATCCTCtttcttaaacaaaacaaaacttttttttggtaagaaaaCTGACATTTTCCgacatgtatttatatgcttgtgtatatgtatatgtacatctaTGCACATTTGTAAGTACATCTGTAAATGAGTATGTGTTTTTAAATGGTTATAAGGACATGGGGAAGAGTACAAAAGGGCACACAGGCTGATGGGGCAAGGAGGGAATGACAGGTAATACaggtgaaaggaaagaagggaagagggagggaaaaataaaaaagggctATACTAACATGATTCAGCCTAAATGAAATAAATCTATTTTTCTAAAAtcacatatgtgtgtgtttgtgtgtgtgacacacatgtgtgtgtgtttgattaATGTTTGCAGAGTGTATTTTTCCACCCTTCTACTTTAAACCCAGCAATGTCATTGTATTTGAAATATCCTGTGTATTTGAAGACAGCATGTAGTCTGTAGGGTTGTGTTTTTTTTCATCCAgtctacaaattttttttttttttacaaatacctGCCTTTTAATTCgtgtatttagaccatttacatttaaggtaattACTGATATGCTGTGGTTGAAGTCTGAcatttcattttctgtttgtttcctctGTTTCTGCTTTCCTACTTTCCTTTGTGTTACTTGAACATTTTTTAGGATTCCATCTTGATTTGCTTATAGTGTTTTTTAGTGGATTGCTTTGTACGGTTTCCCTAGTGATTGCTCTAGGTATTATATTATACATTCATAATTTGCCACAATCTACTGGTATTGACATTTTACCACTTCAAGTGAAATGTGAAAACCTTATTTCCATTTAGGTGACTTGACATTCTGAACGTTTTAAATATACACTTAATTTTTCCCTCTATATACTTTcgagcactacatcagacagtgttataatttttgctttGACCATCAAATATCATTCAAGAAACCCAGGAGAAGGCTAGTCTaacatattttctccatttttaccCATTCTGATGTTCTTTTGTCCTTCCTGAAGTTCCAACCCTTCTTCTGTTATCTTTTCCATTCTGTTTAGAGAACTTTCTTGGGCCATTCTTTAAGGGTAGTTTTGCTAGAAACAAATTCTCTTAGATTTCCTTCATCTGAGGATGTCGTTATTTCCCCTTCATCCCTGGAGGatattttcactgggtatagaattcaCAGCTaacagttcttttccttcagctCTTGATGTTGTGCCAGTTCCTTCTGGCTCCATAAGTTTCAGATGAGAAATCTATCATTTATTTGATGTTTGTGTCATTTCTGTTCAACTGATTTCAAGATTTCTtcattgtctttagttttcagaagtttgattatgatgtgtcttgatGTGGATTTCTTTGGACTTATCCTATCTGGGGTTTGCTCAGCTTCTTTAATCTATAGAGGTATGTCCTTTGCCTAATTTGGGAATTATTCAGCTGTTATTTCTCCTAATAGTTTTTCAgttccactctctctctctctcttctttccttctggaGCTCCAACGATACAAATTTTAGCCCTTTTGTAATTGCTCCACAGacctttcagactctcttcatggGTTTTCAGTCTATTTTCTCTGTCCAGATTGGGTACACCCTATTGATCTGTCCTACATTTCACTGACCTCTGTCATCTCTACTATTGAGTCTAACcagggtgtttttggtttttgttttttttaatttcaggtgtatttgtatttttaaaaatttttatttttttttatgtgctttaggtgaaagtgtacagagaaaattagtttctcattcaacaactaATACACtgatcattttgtgacattggttgcaaaccccacaATGTATCAACACTCTACCCTTGTCCACCCCAGGGTTCCCTATTTctattcattcagttttcctgtccctgccttcttgtctttgcttttgggtgggtgtgcccatttagtcttgtatacatgattgaactacaaagTATGTTCCTcaccgtgttgttgttgtttttatatatCTGTCTAAACTTTGTGTAAAGGGTGAacttcaagagtgacttcatttctaagtttaaagggtgtccaggggccatattctcagagtatcgccagtttctgtcagaccagtaagtctggtcttttttagtgaatttgaattttgttctacattgttctcctgctatgtccaggaccctctattgtgatccctgtcagagtggtcggtggtggtagcggggcactctctagttgttctgggctcagcctAGTGGAGCCTGTGGTACTTGCGATTCATGAGTACTTTGAACTAATATTTCCCacgtgtctttgttttttttcactccccttggctccagacaggatgggaccaatagatggctgctcgtaggcttttaagaccccagacacagcTCACGAAAGTtggaagtagaacattttctttatcaactgttatgccaattgatctagatgtcccctgagaccatgatccccaatctccagcccagtaactcagtccttcagggagaaactcccattattattattattatgctttaggtgaaagtttacagagcaaattagtttctcattaaacaattaatacagatattgttttatgacattggttgccaaccctgtgccatgtcaacactctccccgtcttgaacttgtgttccccatttccatttgtccagctttcctgtcccctcctgccttctcgtccttgaccctgggctggtgtgcccatttagtctcatataaatGGTTGAGCTACGTGAATGAATTTCAGTAGTATTTGTAAAGCCTATAATTTCCATTTGTTGCTGTTGgtcttaggtgccttcgagtcagttccaactcatagtgaccctatgtactacgaaacaaaaccctgcccagtcttgtgccgtcctcacaatcgttatccttgagccattgttgtagccactgtgtcaatccatcttattgagggtcttcctcttttttgatgactctctaccaagcatgatgttcttctccagggactgacccctcctgataacctgtccaaagtatataagaggtagtctctccatccttgcttctacagagaattctagttgtacttcttccaagacagatttgttcattcttttggcagtccatgctatattcaatgttcttcaccaacaccacaattcaaaggcatcaattcttcttaggtcttccttattcattgtccagctttcacatgcatacgtggtgattgaaaacaccatggcttgggtcaggcacacgttagtcttcaaagtgatatctttacttttcagcactttaaagaggtcttttgcagcagatttgcccaatgcagtgtgtcttttggttcttgactgctgcttccctggatgttaattgtggatacaagtaaaacgaaatccttgacaatttcagtcttttctctgtttatcgtcctgttgcttattggttcagttgtgaggatttttgttttctttactttgaagtgtaatccacactgaaggctgtggtctttgttcttcaacagtaagtgcttcaagtcttcttcactttcatcacgtacggttgtaccatctgcatatcgtaggttgttgatgagtcttcctctgatgctgagttcttcatatagtccagcttctcaaattatttgctcagcatacagattgaataggtatggtgaaaagacacaactctgacacaccttttctgactttaaaccatgcagtctccccttgttctgttcgaacaactgcctcttgatctatgtacacgttcctcatgagcacaattaagtgttctggaattcccattcttcacaaggttattcttaatttgttatgttccacacagtcgaatgcctttgcatagtcaataaaacacaggtaaacatctttctgatattctctgctttcagccaggatccatctgacatcagctatgatatccccggttccacatgtcctcttctgaaactggcttgaatttctgattgttaccTTTAGATATGTTGCtgtagctacttttgaatgatcttcagcaaaattttacttgcatatgatgttgtttgataatttctgcatttgattggatcacctttcttgagaataggcataaatatggatctcttccaatcagtctCCATTTGGAAGTATACAAATAAGGTaattatggcccaccaaggggattcgatagcttgctaataatgcaaataaagctCATGGCATGCTTGTGGGggtgagaccatgcaaataaggcctatggaaccctaacaaagggattggtcagttttgccacccaactaggcttaaaatgagccaccccagaggcaggaggagaggatctcaccaccaccaaggaagaagagccaagacaggagcgtgtcctttagaccagGAATCCCTGAGCTGAggagctcctggaaccaggaaaccgagagagagctgtaacactgaagagggcaagaagcggtggcagagaaacagtggcaggtgagaccagcaggagagggcacagtgggcttcctggcccatggagagagaaagctggtaGAGTAGGgggcctctgggcacttggtggagctaggtttgctgacccacagagctagagctgagtgacTTTGGCTCGGGGCTTACCAGAGGAGTGgcgtgcctctgggcacttgtaggcagagctaaaagagctttgtaacatttgcctgggcagagcagaggctgaggggccagagagaagcatgcttgtgggcacagctgaaaagagacgGTCCTGACGGAAGAACtctatcctgagtgttcctgaacctgaatttgtaacctgttacttccctaataaaccccataactgtgtgcatgatctgtgagttctgtgtggccactgcaatgaattaccaaactcagcagagaagtagagagtgccatgggagggatggttggtgtcagaattggtaaaaatggtgGAGataggaggcatgtctgacctctgcctcataggaatcagccttgggctgctgatcttgattctccttcccccttgtgaagtcagaggaggtcagatgctgccgcCATGCCATTTTAACATATATCCTGAAAACTTTGAGTATTATATTATGCAACTCTAAATCTTATTTAAtcctttatttattatttttttaagcaacCAATCCCCCTATTGAGGTAGAGTATGAGGGCTGCACAGGGCTGGACCCTGCTGACACCTTCTGAGTGAAAGTTGGCTCACACTGCCTTACTGCCTCCCTCTGAGTGGTGGTCTAAGCTTAGCTCCTCACTGGGTCTCTCTCACACCAGGGGAGAGGGAATCAAAATGTTGACTCCCCTGCCTCCTATCACCTTGTTCACCTGGTTGATGTTAGGTGGGGCTGAAGATTCAGGTCCCCAATGGCCCTTCCTATAGGGGAATCAGAGAGTTGACTG
This region includes:
- the ACTRT2 gene encoding actin-related protein T2: MLNPHALDSPAVVFDNGSGLCKAGLSGEVGPRHVISSVVGQPKLRMASAGANQKYFVGEEALYKHEALHLHYPIERGLVTSWDNMEKLWTHLFEWELGVKPSERPVLMTEPSLNPRENREKMAEIMFETFNVPAFYLSDQAVLALYASACVTGLVVDSGDGVTCTVPIFEGYSLPHAVTKLYVAGSDITEHLNRLLMASSPTFSCTLYKALVNDIKEKLCYVASEPNKELCGGPEEALKEYKLPDGNIIHLGDQLHQAPEPLFVPERLGIHSPGLPKMVSSSITKCDADIQKILFGEIVLSGGTTLFPGLDDRLLRELEQLASKGIPIKITAPPDRWFSTWIGASIVTSLSSFKQMWVTTADFKEFGTSVVQRRCF